One genomic region from Planctomycetota bacterium encodes:
- the mscL gene encoding large conductance mechanosensitive channel protein MscL — protein MSLFEEFKNFAFKGNVIDLAVGVIIGGAFGKIVSSLVDNIIMPVVSLIMPGDSGYKDSALTIGGKTVPYGAFLGDIVSFLLLALALFVFIVKFLGWLMKSKAAAAAVAPPPPTKDQELLMEIRDLLKQRG, from the coding sequence CTGTCGCTGTTCGAGGAGTTCAAGAACTTCGCCTTCAAGGGCAACGTCATCGACCTTGCAGTCGGCGTGATCATCGGCGGGGCATTCGGCAAGATCGTCTCGAGCCTGGTCGACAACATCATCATGCCGGTTGTGAGCCTGATCATGCCGGGCGACAGTGGCTATAAAGATTCGGCGCTCACGATCGGCGGCAAGACAGTGCCGTACGGCGCGTTTCTCGGCGACATCGTCAGCTTTCTGCTCCTCGCCCTGGCGCTGTTCGTGTTCATCGTCAAGTTCCTCGGCTGGCTGATGAAGTCGAAGGCCGCGGCAGCCGCGGTCGCCCCGCCGCCGCCGACGAAAGACCAGGAACTGCTGATGGAGATCCGCGATCTGCTCAAGCAGCGCGGCTGA
- a CDS encoding SgcJ/EcaC family oxidoreductase translates to MSSRRARSPQWTTAMKGLIRGQIWLLVAALVAVGAAPGFCQAPIAKPTPQPAVTEETKPADQAAVDVMIVEIAEPLAELVAAVTREGESTVKAFNAGDAKALGELFMEQGELIDENGTVTSGRKAITALFQAFFEKFPKATLQMEITGLRQVGDDLAVEEGVRLITVDDGQTAAQLRYVAMRDKVGNAWPVASYREFADDPLPTPAEMLQGVAWLVGDWIDESPEGRTEVSYRFSEDGNFLVGEYTLAIGGMEASRSAQRIGFDPIEGVLRSWTFDSDGGFSEGEWFPTETGWLIRSEATLPDGTTGSATVELTPVDGDHFTIRSTDRIVAGAVEPDFELKIARRPPAPEGGAPPPAPAAGASGTPTPAKPAGQ, encoded by the coding sequence ATGTCGTCGCGTCGAGCGCGGTCGCCACAGTGGACAACGGCCATGAAGGGCCTTATCCGCGGACAGATATGGTTGTTGGTGGCGGCGCTGGTCGCCGTCGGGGCGGCGCCGGGGTTCTGCCAGGCGCCAATTGCCAAGCCGACGCCGCAGCCTGCCGTGACCGAGGAGACCAAGCCGGCCGACCAAGCCGCGGTCGATGTCATGATCGTCGAAATCGCTGAACCTCTCGCGGAGCTCGTCGCCGCCGTCACCCGTGAGGGGGAGTCAACGGTCAAGGCCTTCAACGCCGGGGATGCCAAGGCGCTCGGTGAGCTGTTCATGGAACAGGGGGAGTTGATCGACGAAAATGGCACCGTGACCAGCGGGCGGAAGGCGATCACTGCCCTTTTTCAGGCGTTTTTCGAGAAGTTTCCCAAGGCGACGCTGCAGATGGAGATCACCGGACTGCGGCAGGTCGGCGACGACCTGGCGGTCGAGGAGGGTGTGCGCCTGATCACCGTCGACGACGGGCAGACCGCGGCGCAGCTCCGTTATGTCGCGATGCGCGACAAGGTCGGAAATGCCTGGCCGGTCGCCTCCTACCGGGAGTTTGCCGACGATCCGCTGCCCACCCCTGCCGAGATGCTCCAGGGGGTCGCGTGGCTGGTCGGCGACTGGATCGACGAAAGCCCCGAGGGGCGGACCGAGGTCAGCTACCGCTTCAGCGAAGACGGCAATTTCTTGGTCGGTGAATACACGCTGGCGATCGGCGGAATGGAGGCTTCGAGGAGCGCCCAGCGGATCGGCTTTGATCCGATCGAGGGGGTGCTGCGGAGCTGGACGTTCGATTCAGACGGCGGGTTCAGCGAGGGGGAGTGGTTCCCCACCGAGACGGGATGGCTGATCCGCTCCGAGGCGACGCTTCCCGACGGAACGACCGGTTCGGCGACCGTCGAGCTGACGCCGGTCGATGGCGACCACTTCACGATCCGTTCGACCGACCGAATCGTGGCCGGGGCCGTCGAGCCCGACTTCGAGCTTAAGATCGCCCGGCGGCCACCGGCACCCGAGGGGGGGGCTCCGCCGCCGGCTCCGGCTGCAGGTGCGTCAGGAACTCCCACTCCTGCCAAGCCGGCGGGGCAATGA